The DNA segment CACTTCCATTAACATATAAAACTCCAAGATTATTACACCCTTTCAGACCATCTTTGCCTTTGCATGATTTATCATATAACTCAAAAGCTTTTTTGTAATCAACTTTTACACCTTGTCCATTTTCATACATATGACCTAAGTTCTCACAAGCTATTGAAACACCTGCATTGCATGATTTTTCATATAGTTTAGTTGCCATAACAATATCTTGTTTTACTCCACTACCATTAGCATACATAAAAGCTAAGTTACTACATCCCATTTCATCATAACTATTACAAGATTTTTTATAGTATTCAAAAGCTTTTTTAATATCTTTTTTTACCCCATCTGCTGTATCATAAATTCTTCCAAGATTGTTACATCCTGCTCCATCATTTCCATTACAACTTTTTTCATAAAGGATAATTGCTTTTTGAATATCTCTTTTTACATCTTTACCTGTATAATAGATAAGTGCCAAGTTATAACAAGCAGAGATAAAGTTATTTGAACAAGCCTCTTTATAATATTTCAAAGACTTTTCAATATCTTTTTTAACTCCAGTCGCACCCATATATAAAACTCCAAGGTTATAACAAGCAGAAGCTTTTTTCTCTTCATTACAAGCTTTCTCATAAATTGAGGCTACTTTTTCATGCTCCCCTTTTTTATGTGCTTCAACGCTATCTTTTATATAACCAGCCTCAAGCATGGTTAACAAAAGAGTAAATATAAATAGAATCTTTGCCATAATAAATCCTTTAAAATCCCATATCATCTAACATGAGATACTCTAAACAACTTGCATTGTCACCCAAGTTACAAGCTCTTTCATATATGCTTTTTGCTTGAACATAATTTTGCTCTATTCCTCTTCCTGTTGCATATAAAACTGCATATTTATAACAACTAACAGTATCATCTTTATCACATCCAGTTTTATACTCTTTAAAGAGTTTTTTATAATTGTCTGGGTTCTGTGTAGCAATATCTTTTATATAAAGATCAACAAGTCTAAAACATGACTCTGTATCTTTTCTATCACACCCTTTTTTATACCAAACAACAGCAGCTTTTTCATCTTTGTTTTTACCAAGAATATTCCCCGCTTTATAACATCCCAAAAGGAACCCATCATCACAAGATTTTTCATATAAAGCCAAAGAATTTTTACTGTTTTTTTCTGGCTCATAAAAATATTGATAGATTGAACCAAGGTTATAACAAGCCAAAGGGAAACCATTTTTACAAGACTTTTGATAATACTTTTCTGCTATTTTATAATCTTTTTCAACTTTAACAATTCCACCTTTGTCATAACAAACTCCCACATTAAAACAACCCCTTTTATTTCCTAAAGAGCAAGATTTATCATAATATTCAAAAGCCTTTTGAAAATCTTGTTTTACACTTTGTTTGTTTTCATACATAAATCCTACTTTATAACACCCTTCACTACTTCCTTTGCTACAAGCCTCTGTATAAAGAGAAAAGGCTTTCGCATATTCTCCCTTTGAATAGCTACTATCTGCTTGTTCTTCTACACTATTTGCATAAAGGAAAAGTGTCCCTAAAATAAACAGTAATAAAATCTTTTTCATAATTGTCCTCCAAAAATATAATTCTCTCTTCTAGATACTAAATTAGTATTTAGAAGAGAAAATCTAGTTTGATTTAATACTTTCTCTTAACTTTGCTCTAACTCTATCCATGCCCATATAAAACTCTTTCATCATAACTAGCGTTAAATATTCCCCAAATCTTGTTGGATATATTTTGTCTCCTTCAAAACTAATTGCACCTGCTATTTTTAGCATCAAAAGTTCAACTTTTAATCTCTCTTCAACTCTACAATTAAAGAGTTTATTAAATTTTTTTATATCAACAACTCCACCAAAAAGATGAACCAAAAATTGATATTGTAAAGATTTTTTTGCACTAAACTCTTCTGTTCTTGCAATAATTGCATTTGAATTACTATTTAATAAATAAGAGTACTCATCTAAATCATAAGCATTTACATATAATCGTTTATTAATATAAGAAAAAGCTCCACTTCCTACACCAATATACTCGCTACTTTCAACAATATATTCATCAACAAGTTTTTCTGCAGTTTTTGAAAAAGCCCAAGCATTGTTTGCGATGTAATATTTCAACTCCTCTTTAATAACTTTATAAAACTCAAACTCTTTACTTCTTTTTAGTGCATTTATATACTCTAATGTTGTAGCATATTTGTGTTTTGTCATTAAAGGATAAGTTACAATTTGTTGAGAACCTAAACTTTTTGCAATTTCTAAATCATTTATAAGCATTTGGGAACTCTGCATTGGGAAATTGAAAATCAAATCTAAACTTACAATAGGAAACTCACCTATTATTTTTGAGATTTTCTCTTGAAGCTGTTTAGAAGAGCCATATCTTTCATATCTTTTAGTTTTTTTAAGAATCTCATCATCAAAGGTTTGAACGCCAATTGATAACCTATCAATAACTCCTCTAAATTTTCTTAAAACTTGAGGATCAATATGATTTGGTGTTGTTTCGCAAGAAACACTTCTAATACTAAAAATCTCTTTTGCAAACTCTATTGTCTCTAATAGTTCGCCTTCATTTATCAAAGGGGTTCCACCTCCAATATATAAAGTGTTAAAATCAACACCCAACTCTTTTATTTTCAGTAACTCAACCCTTAATTTTTTGAAATATTTTTTGCAATCATACTCATTGTATTTAAACTTATGAAAAGAACAAAAAGTGCAAAACTCTTCACAAAAAGGGATATGCATATATAAAAGATATTTTTTGTTTTTATCAAAATTATGAACTATTTTCTCTTTTGTATACTCTATATTTACGCAACTATTCATAGAGTTCTCAATTAGTTTCGAGCCATAAAGAAAAGCTAATGGTTCAATAAAATTTTTCATCTTAATTCTTTTCTCTTATTTAATAACTTTCACTTCTTTTTTAGGATAAGCAAAAAGAACTATAAGTAAAACTATACCTATTACATAATAGATAAAACTTGGAACAGGAACTTTATCTCCTGTTGCATATGAGTGCATACCTGATAGATAAAAATTCACTCCAAAATATGTCATTATAATAGATGAAAAAGCAAAAACTGTTGCTACTAAAAACACATATACACTATTTAATTTTGGAATAAATCTAAGGTGTAAAACTACTGTATAAACAATAATTGAGATAAAAGACCAAGTCTCCTTTGGATCCCAACCCCAATATCTTCCCCAACTCTCATTTGCCCAAACTCCGCCAATGAAGTTTCCAACTGTTAGCATTGATAATCCAATAATAATACTTATTTCTGCAATTGCTGCAAGTTGTCTAATTTGAAGCTCAACTCTAGGTCTGTTTTGTTCTGTTTTAAAAATCATTAAATCAAGGGCTAAAAACGCTAACAAAGCAGAGAATCCTAAAAATCCATAACTAGCTGTAATTATTGAAACATGAATACTCAGCCAATAAGATTTAAGTACAGGCACCAAAGGGGTAATTTGTGGACTTATAAAATTCAAATTAGCAACTAACATAATTATTGCACCTAAAATAGCTGCAGAAGATAATGAAAGCAGAGACTTTCTAAAAACAAGTATCCCTGCTAAAATTGCTGACCAACCCACATAAATCAAAGATTCATAAGTATCACTCCAAGGGGCATGACCTGAGATGTACCATCTCATTCCAAGACCTAAAGTATGGGCAATAAAACCTAATAATAAAAGGGCAAAAAGTATATTTTTAATAAATGGATACTCTTTTTTAAAGAAGATTAATACAATTGCAAAGATAAGAGAAACAACCCCTAAAATAAAGTAAAAACCTGTTAGTTTTTGGAAGATTTTTAACTCATTTGAAAGAAGTTCAATCTTTGTTTGATACTCTGAAGGCAAAATATCACCATCAATCTCTTTTTGATTTATTTTTAGTATTTCAAGGGTTTGATTTGCATTATTCCAATTATTATTTAAAATTCCCTCATTTAGTCCATTTATATAGCTAAAAATAACACTTTTCATATCTTGGTCAAGCCAAGGTTCATCAATAGCTTTTTGTGGACTATACCATTTGCTTGTACTATCATAAGGATTTGGAATAAAGTTATAAAACATTCCCATAGTTGCCAAATAAAAGATATTTAATCTCTCGTCTAGTTTTATTAAATCTTTCTCAAAAGTTCCTCTTTTTGAAGGCATTTTTTCATTTGCATCATTAACATAACTATTTAATATATATTTACCATCACTATCAAAAGCTTGAGAAAATGAGATCATCTTTGTATCTTCTGGTAATTTCAAAAGCTTTTTAATTTCACTGTTTTTTATTTTTATTAATTTAATCTCTTCCCAAAGGGCAGAGTCTGCTAAAACCCCAAGCATAATTTGTGTGGCAGTTAGACCATAAAGAGAACTTTTACCTGACATCTTATTTAAAATATCAATAGCTTCAGTTCCCATTGGTTTTACACGACCATTATAATCTTGTACATAAATTTGAGCAAAAGATTTTGCATGTTCTTGTGTATTTGCTCTAAAAGTATCTAAATATTTTGTTGTATCGGCTTTTAAAGTTATACTAAAAACCACTAACAGTGGTAGTATTAAAGATAAATTGTTATTTATTAAAAAGCCTCTTAATCTATCAAATCTACTTTTTTTTGTAAAAAAGTTTAAAACAAATCCCAAAGATAAAAGAAAATATGCAAAATATGTTGGCCATTTTCCTGGATCTCTGTTTACAGATAAAACTGTACCTTTTTCATCTCTATCATAAGATGATTGAAAAAATTTAAACCCTTTGTATGTTAAAGGATTATTCATATATATTCCATAATTAAAACTATCACTGTTATCAATCAATTCCACTGCACTTGCATATGAAGAGGGGCTTTGTGAACCTGGGTATCTCTCTATTTGGAAATCTCTAAGTTTTATATTAAAAGGTAATTTTATAATTTTTGATCCCCAGCTAAGTTCAATTTTTTTACCATTTGCTTCAAAAGTTGAAGCTGGTTCTAAACTTCCATGTCCACCATTAATCTCTATTAATTTTTTTATTCCATCATAAGATACATTAACAAACAGTTGCTCAACATTTGTCCCTTTTGTATATTTGTAACTTAAAAAGTTTACAACAAAATCTTTTCCATCTATTTTGTCAGTAAACTCAAAACTATTATCTCCAATTTTCCCAAGGGCTAAGGGGTGTTCATAAACTTCATTAGCAACTTTTATTTGTAAGTAGCTCTCTTCTGAGATAACTCTATTTTCAGTCATCCCTTCTCTTATATGAATAACCCCTTCATAGCCAAAATATCTAGTAACACCAGCTCCAATTAAAACAAATACAAAACCTAAATGAAAAATAAAAGCACCTGCTCTTTTATACATTTTTTGTTTTATAATTACTCCAACCAATGAGATGGTTAAGATTATCATTACAGTTTCATACCAAAATGAGTTATAAACCAAAACTTTTGCAGTTTGTGCATCATAATCGTTTTCTATAAAAGTAGCAACGGCTGCACCTAAAGCCAAAGTAAGCAACATAAAAATTATAAATTTGTATGAAAGAAATAATCTACTAAAAAAATACATTTAAAAACCCTTAAGATAATCTATATATCCTAGATACTAAACGTTTGTCCTGCATAAATAATAAATAGACGCAGGCATAACACTCCAATAATACTGCATAAAGCAGATACATAAAACACTACATTTGTATTGGCAATTTTTTTACCAAACAAAAAATTTAAAACTAAAGGAAGAATAAATCCAATTCCTACAATTCCCAGCCAAAAAACATTTGACCAAACACCTTCATGAAATCCAGCTTGTGCAGTCTCATTTGCTGCATTACCAGTTGCCAAAGAGATATAAAGCATAAATAAAAACATAATCTCAATTGCCATAATTGGCCACTCTACTTTATGTAAAATTGCCATATCACTTGAGTGAGCATCCTCTTTAAAAAACCTTCTTGCAACTATACATAATGCTGCTGTTCCAGCCGAAAGCCCAGAAATAACAAAAAGTGCAGGAAGAATTGAAGTGTTTAATAAGGGGAACCTAACTAACACCGAAATTAAAAAACCTGTATATGCACAGATAATTACAGCAAATAAGAAAAGAACTCCCTCTAAAACAGCTCTAAATCTATTTAAAATATCAATTATTCCACACAGAAATGGAAGCTTTTCTCTAAGCTCTTTTTCGAAAGCATAA comes from the Halarcobacter ebronensis genome and includes:
- a CDS encoding SEL1-like repeat protein — its product is MAKILFIFTLLLTMLEAGYIKDSVEAHKKGEHEKVASIYEKACNEEKKASACYNLGVLYMGATGVKKDIEKSLKYYKEACSNNFISACYNLALIYYTGKDVKRDIQKAIILYEKSCNGNDGAGCNNLGRIYDTADGVKKDIKKAFEYYKKSCNSYDEMGCSNLAFMYANGSGVKQDIVMATKLYEKSCNAGVSIACENLGHMYENGQGVKVDYKKAFELYDKSCKGKDGLKGCNNLGVLYVNGSGVEQNFTKAKELFKNACDKGLGLACSNYDLLKDYHNTKANK
- a CDS encoding tetratricopeptide repeat protein yields the protein MKKILLLFILGTLFLYANSVEEQADSSYSKGEYAKAFSLYTEACSKGSSEGCYKVGFMYENKQSVKQDFQKAFEYYDKSCSLGNKRGCFNVGVCYDKGGIVKVEKDYKIAEKYYQKSCKNGFPLACYNLGSIYQYFYEPEKNSKNSLALYEKSCDDGFLLGCYKAGNILGKNKDEKAAVVWYKKGCDRKDTESCFRLVDLYIKDIATQNPDNYKKLFKEYKTGCDKDDTVSCYKYAVLYATGRGIEQNYVQAKSIYERACNLGDNASCLEYLMLDDMGF
- a CDS encoding coproporphyrinogen III oxidase family protein — its product is MKNFIEPLAFLYGSKLIENSMNSCVNIEYTKEKIVHNFDKNKKYLLYMHIPFCEEFCTFCSFHKFKYNEYDCKKYFKKLRVELLKIKELGVDFNTLYIGGGTPLINEGELLETIEFAKEIFSIRSVSCETTPNHIDPQVLRKFRGVIDRLSIGVQTFDDEILKKTKRYERYGSSKQLQEKISKIIGEFPIVSLDLIFNFPMQSSQMLINDLEIAKSLGSQQIVTYPLMTKHKYATTLEYINALKRSKEFEFYKVIKEELKYYIANNAWAFSKTAEKLVDEYIVESSEYIGVGSGAFSYINKRLYVNAYDLDEYSYLLNSNSNAIIARTEEFSAKKSLQYQFLVHLFGGVVDIKKFNKLFNCRVEERLKVELLMLKIAGAISFEGDKIYPTRFGEYLTLVMMKEFYMGMDRVRAKLRESIKSN
- the ccsA gene encoding cytochrome c biogenesis protein CcsA, whose protein sequence is MYFFSRLFLSYKFIIFMLLTLALGAAVATFIENDYDAQTAKVLVYNSFWYETVMIILTISLVGVIIKQKMYKRAGAFIFHLGFVFVLIGAGVTRYFGYEGVIHIREGMTENRVISEESYLQIKVANEVYEHPLALGKIGDNSFEFTDKIDGKDFVVNFLSYKYTKGTNVEQLFVNVSYDGIKKLIEINGGHGSLEPASTFEANGKKIELSWGSKIIKLPFNIKLRDFQIERYPGSQSPSSYASAVELIDNSDSFNYGIYMNNPLTYKGFKFFQSSYDRDEKGTVLSVNRDPGKWPTYFAYFLLSLGFVLNFFTKKSRFDRLRGFLINNNLSLILPLLVVFSITLKADTTKYLDTFRANTQEHAKSFAQIYVQDYNGRVKPMGTEAIDILNKMSGKSSLYGLTATQIMLGVLADSALWEEIKLIKIKNSEIKKLLKLPEDTKMISFSQAFDSDGKYILNSYVNDANEKMPSKRGTFEKDLIKLDERLNIFYLATMGMFYNFIPNPYDSTSKWYSPQKAIDEPWLDQDMKSVIFSYINGLNEGILNNNWNNANQTLEILKINQKEIDGDILPSEYQTKIELLSNELKIFQKLTGFYFILGVVSLIFAIVLIFFKKEYPFIKNILFALLLLGFIAHTLGLGMRWYISGHAPWSDTYESLIYVGWSAILAGILVFRKSLLSLSSAAILGAIIMLVANLNFISPQITPLVPVLKSYWLSIHVSIITASYGFLGFSALLAFLALDLMIFKTEQNRPRVELQIRQLAAIAEISIIIGLSMLTVGNFIGGVWANESWGRYWGWDPKETWSFISIIVYTVVLHLRFIPKLNSVYVFLVATVFAFSSIIMTYFGVNFYLSGMHSYATGDKVPVPSFIYYVIGIVLLIVLFAYPKKEVKVIK
- the nrfD gene encoding NrfD/PsrC family molybdoenzyme membrane anchor subunit; translation: MNEIINYSSGFTEEIGWEWPISIYLLLAGISGGAIIVALLIRFYKNQVESTAVYKASALVSFFTILLGMVCLVGDLTRPLMFWKILINYNWTSVMSIGVAALLLYIPLAFVAVIYAFEKELREKLPFLCGIIDILNRFRAVLEGVLFLFAVIICAYTGFLISVLVRFPLLNTSILPALFVISGLSAGTAALCIVARRFFKEDAHSSDMAILHKVEWPIMAIEIMFLFMLYISLATGNAANETAQAGFHEGVWSNVFWLGIVGIGFILPLVLNFLFGKKIANTNVVFYVSALCSIIGVLCLRLFIIYAGQTFSI